The Paenibacillus sp. G2S3 region TACCCAGCTGAATCAATAACATCGCCGCTTCAACGTCTGATTCGAAAGAGATTTCATATTCTTTAAGCTTTAATGCAAGTGTCCGCTCAGACAGCACTCTACCAAGCAGTAATTCATGCATCAAGTTAGCCCGTAAGACACTGTAATCGGCTTTGCGATTATAGAGTAGCAAATGATATTTATCATGTGCCTCCCATTCGTCTTTTAAGGACTCAATCGCTCCGGAGATACTTTTGATAAACTCCTCATCACTTACTGGCTTCAAAATATAATCAAAGGCCTGTAGCTGAATCGCCTTCTTAGCGTACTGAAAATCAGAATAACCTGTCAGCAGAATCGACCGGATATCCGGCCATCTCTCGCTCACCGTTTCAATTAATTGCAAACCGGACATCCCCGGCATCGAAATATCAGTAACCATGATATCTATGTCCTGCTGCTCCAATATTTCCAGCGCCTCGGCACCTGATGCCGCCTGATGCACCTGTTTTACACCAATCTCATCCCACGGAATAGTGCGGGCCAGACTTTCCGTTACATAAGGCTCATCATCCACTAACAATATCTCTATCATCATATTCCCTCCTAGATGTCATCTATATTATTGTCAGTTAGCGGTAACAACCACTGAAGTTTAACCTGTAATCCTCCGAGTGGTGAAGGTGAAATAGTCAATCCTGCATCCTCACCAAAACGCAGCCGCATTCTCTGATGCACATTCCAAAGCCCGCAGCCCATTTCTTCATCCATCGCTTTGCCTAGCTTATTTTCCAATACGGTAATTTCCTCTGGAGTCATGCCTTTACCGTCATCCTCAACCGTTAATGTCATAACTCTTCCATTGCAAGAGCCCGTAATTCGCACCAGCCCCTCTTTAGAGACAGGCTCAATCCCATGGATAACCGCATTCTCAACCAAAGGTTGAAGAACCAGCGGTGGAAGATCTCTTTTTCGCATTTGTGGCGGGATATGAACTTCATACTGAAGTCTGCTCATCCTCATTTTTTGGATTTCCAGATAGTGAGTCACAAACTCCGTTTCTTCGGATAAAGCGACAAGATCACGTTCTTGGCGGGTCGTATATCTGTAATAACGGGATAAATTATGCGACATACCGACGACAGCACCCATATTATCGAGCTTCGCCATACTCGTAATAAATGAGAAGCAATTATAGAAGAAATGCGGATTGATCTGGGATTGAAGCTGCTTTAATCTGGCTTCTCGAACATGAATTTTTTCCATTAACACATTCTCGATCAGCTGCTGAATCTGTTCTACCATGCTGTTAAACCGTCCAGATAGGAAGCTGAACTCATTCTTACCTTTGATCTCCACCCGTGTAGAGTAATCTCCTTGCTTCAGCCTCTGAAAGCCTCCAACCAATAATCTAACGGGGACCTGCACCTGAACATATAGTAGATAGGCTACGAGACAGCTCATTAATAACAATGCACCAATAGCAAAATAAAATAAGCGATTAGAGGTCTGAATCGGATGCAGGATTTCTGATAGCGGCATATAGTCGATTAAATACCAGCCCATTTTATCGGAATAAACTATGTTTACACTGTAGGACTCGCCATTAATGTTCACTGTACGATTCTCGCTCTGCTTCAGCTGGTTTTGCTCCAGCTTTTCTATCAGTTCTTTAGCTAGTAGCTTGTCGGCACTGCGGTTAAAGATAAGTCCAGTTCCCTGCTTATAATAAAAAGGATCTCTCCTGCCATCACTTTTGAATTTATCCAACATATCTTCGATGTTTCGGCTGTCGAACTCCACCTTCATAATTGTATTGACCTTTTCAGGAGTGAACTCTGACATAAAGGGTGTAAAAGAAAACCAAGAGAACACAAAATGGTCGCCATCCTGCTCAACGATCTTTTCCACATGCCAGCCTGATTTTGCTTCCCGCTTGAGATCCTCATCCGAATACGGTATAGCATCATTCTCTGACACCATTCGGTGGATGGACGGTGAATATAGATACAACTTACTCTTCCAGTTGGAGGAGCTTTCCTGAATACTGATTTTGGTCTGAATCCGCTTGATCAGGTTTATCGCATCCAGGTTCAAATATGTTCCCTTCAAATAAGTATCCTTTAAGCTCAAAATATCAGGATCATGAATGAGCAGGATCGGCCAGGAGGACAACAGCTCCATATTGCTCTCTACTTGATTCTGAAAGAAACTGAGCTGATTGCTGTTCGAAGTATTTAACTCCGTACGTAGCACATCCGTGGTCGTTTTGTTGGAATAGAAGTAAAGGATCGTAATAGGAATCAGCATGATGACCATAATACTCACGATTTTAGTAAATAAATTATATCTATACACTTACCTTCACACTCCGACTTAAATGTCATAGCCTCTATTGTACAAATAATCTTCCTTAACGCATAGATCAATTTCCCCCTGCAAAATGAGGTAGAAAGGTTGGGTCCAGTTCATGCGTTGTTATCGCCCATCTCTATTGTAAAGGCTTAAATTATTACGCTATATGCTACGTACGAAACATTTCTGCAGTTTTTGCAGTCGAATGTAATATAGTGACATACAAAAAGGGATGATCTGAAAGCCTATAGGCATTCCAGTCATCCCTTTATACTTTATTTAGTCTGTTCAGAGCGTTTGTGGTTTGGATTGTTGACTCGATATGAAAAATAAAGCGATCCAGATCAACGCGAACCCGATAATTTGTGGTAGGGTGACGAGCTGCTGGAATACGATCCAGTTAATAATTACTCCCGTCATTGGAAAGCTTAGTTCTGCTAAAGTAGCGAAGGACGCCTTGGTAGTACTGAGTCCTTTGTAATACATTAGCATACTGAGTAGTCCTGGTAGCAAAGCCTGCAGCAACAAATTAATAGCTATGGCAGCAGAGGCCCCAAATCCGCCATTTATCTGCCAAGGAGCTCCTTCTAATGTAGTGATAACGAAGAGCAAAGGCAGTGCTAATATAAATCGTAAGGAAGTCACTGTCTCATATTTCATAGACCCAAGCAGATAACGACCCATTACTGTCGATCCACCCCACAGCGCGGCAGCTCCTAAAGCCATCAGACTGCTCACGCCAATAAAGTTGTTCACATGTCCGAATGGAATACTCCAGCCAAAGGTCAACAGGTAGGTTCCTACCAGTGCCACAATAATGAGGATTCCGAAATTTTTAGGCAGTCGTTCTTTAAGAATTAAGGCTGCAAGACCGATAGCGAATATCGGCTGAAGCTTTTGCAGCAATAGCACTGCATTCAAATCCCCACTGGAAAGAGCCATTGTAAATAGGATGGTTGCCCCGGCAGAACCTCCCCATGATACAATTAACAGGGCACCTATTTGGCGTAGACCGACGCCTTTAAGCTCGGCACGGTGACGCCATAGAACCGGTGAAGCCGCCAAGAAGAGTACAACATGCTCCAAAAGAACAATTTGCGACGAGGTCAACGATTTTAAAAGGATAATACGAAAGAGCGGATCAACGCCCCATAGTGCTGCACCGAACACAACGAGCCAAAACCCACTGCGTAGGGGCGACGTTCTGCTGATCTTTTTTGCTGATGATGAAGCTGTTACATTACTCATAATTCCATTCTCCTTGTCGATACAAACCCTCGATAAGAGACCAAAAACCCCCGAATCACCATAAAAGGTAGACTCGGGGGCATTCTCAATAAAGACGTACAGGATAGACTCCTAGCGCCTTTATCTTATGATCCTCTCCCATCCGGACTTTACCGTCGGCTCTGGATTCACACCAGATCAGTCACTTCTCTGCAAGCAGAACAAGTGAGTCGCGGGCTCAGTTCGCTTTGAACATTACCGCCGGTTGGGAATTTCACCCTACCCCGAGAATCTTGTATTCCGTTGTTTTTTTCACAATCTCAGAATAAACCTCTTCTTGCCATTCGTCCAGTACTTTATGAAAATATACATAAAATTTTCATGTATTACAGCTTTTTTATTACATATTTTTTCGTTATTGTTCTACTACTCCATCCAAAAAAGTCTGTATAATGAAATTATGTTTATTTTTCCATAGTTTAGAAATTTTTCTGAGGAGGTTGTTATGAAAGAATCATTTTGGATGAAGGAGTCATTCTGGACGAAGTTATTGTTCTCCTTTTTTGCTGTCGGAGTAATAGCTTTTTTAGGATTCATAGGTTCGATAATTACCGCGCTTTTCGGAGGGCTTATGTTTTATACTCCACTTGTGGCAATTTTATCTGTTGTGATAGCCATTTATGTTGTACTCCTTATATTTAATGTGTTGTCCCGAAAAACAAGCAATATTATATTGTTATCCATCCTTGGACTTAGTGTGCTCGTAACCGCAGGATATGAGATCAAGCAAGCCTATATCAACAGCATTGCCACGGTCGATGATCGAGAGGTTAATCTGGTACAATACGAACCTTTTGCTGAGAATACCAAAGCAGTGAATCTGGACCAACCATCTACCTATCGTATCAATAGTGACCCACCAAAATTGGATGGCGCAACCGCACTATATCCACTATATTCAGCCTTTGTGCAATCTGTTTATCCTGTGGGTAATTATAAACCATATGATTTTCAAATCGGCCAAGTGATTTGCAGCAGCACACCCGAAGCTTACAAAAGACTAATTGAAGGCGAGACGGATATTATTTTTGTAGCTGCTCCTTCACTTGCACAGCAGAAACATGCGAAGCGAAAAGGTGTCGAGCTGAAGCTTACCCCCGTCGGTCGTGAGGCTTTCGTATTTTTTGTAAATAAAAGAAACGACGTAACCGGACTTTCCACCGCTCAGCTTAAAGATATCTACGCAGGTAAGATTACCAATTGGAAAGATGTAGGGGGAGCTAATAACCACATTCGTGCTTTTCAACGGCCAGAGGATAGTGGGAGCCAGACGATGCTGCAAAAGTTTATGGGAGACACTACACTCATGACCCCACCTAAGGAAGACGTGGCGGATATTATGAGCGGAATCATTAAACAAACCTCCAACTACCGCAATTATAAAAATGCGCTCGGTTACAGCTTCTTATTTTACGCCTCAGAAATGAATCAAAGTGGGGAAATCGCATTACTAGCCATCGATGGTGTAAAGCCTGACAAGGAGAGCATTCGCAGTGGACAGTACCCTTTGGCTACAGAATTTTATGCTGTGACAGCTGGAAGCGACAATCCAAATATTCAACCCTTTCTAGATTGGATGCAATCTGCTGAGGGTCAGGAATTGGTAGAGAAAACCGGTTACACTTCTTTGAAATAGGCTTAGTTACTTCCATGTTGATTTATGTTCAAAAAAAGGGGAGCTACGTCCCCGAAGTTACTTTCTACTTTAATTTCGACTCAAACACAAGAAGTATAGGGTATGCAACCATTAATAAGAGGGTGAAATAAATTGACTTCTCAAATATATCTCGAAATTTCATCGACGTTTTATTCTCATATACCTTGTGTTATCTAAGTAATTCTTTTTTATTTGCGAAGAAACTAAATGCCTTCCATGAGGAAGTCTAAAGTGTCAGCAACACTCCTAGATGAGTGCAGCTGACACTTTTCTTTTTATCCAGAGAAATTTTTCCTTTTTTTCTTTAGTGGAGCGCAACTTTTGGAAACTATTGTCGTTTAAGATTTATATAAGCCGTAAACGGCATCAAAGGAAGAAAAAGTAAGAATTGCTAGAAACCAAGAAACGGGGATGGTAGGGATTGCAGATGAAGAAGTTTGGTTTTTTGGCGCTACTGCTGCTTTTGTTGGTGCTAGTTCATCCAGGAACTGGTTATGCCGGCTCTGCAGAAACACACATCAATTTAGATGGCAATGATCTTAAGATTTCAAAAGAAGCACAGGTTCAAATTGTAAATGGAAGTGTGATGGTTCCACTTCGCCTCGTTACGGAACAGCTTGGTTATACCGTAAAATGGGATAATATGACCAAGACTGCAACCATTGAGCAAAAGGGAACGACATTAAAACTTATCGTGAATAATGCGATGGCAGAGGCTTCAGGGAAACAGGTAAAACTGGACAACCCTCCTTTTCTCAGTGGCAACACGACCCTCGTCCCTTTAAGATTCGTTGGAGAACAGACAGGAACTACAGTCGGTTGGGATAATGTGACCAAAACGGTATATTTAACTTCTCCAGCACCAGAGATTGGCGGAAGCGATCCGGAAATTACAGCTCCAGACACAACTGTACCTGCCCCCTCTGATAATGGATCCAATGGTAACACAACAACTGATCGAAACACCTCGACGGCAGCAGTCACAAATCTTAGCTTCGTTGATAACAAGCTGATCATCGCGGTGAATGGCAGTGTAACACCTAACGTATTCACTATGACAGACAAAGACCGGATTGTCGTAGATTTACCAAACACCAGCTTTGGCGACAGCTTTCATCAGAACCTTTCAGTCGGAAAAAACCAAAGTGGACAGTTGACAATTACAGAATATCCTAACGTCTCAACCATTCGTTATTCATTATTCAGTAGTTCTCCATCTACGATCCGGATCGTCATTGACCTGAACAGCGCGAATAACTACAGTGTGACGAATGCTAACGATGGACTTATTATATTGGATCTAAATGGGACAAGCACAAGCACCACGCCGCCTGCAACCACTGCACCTGAAGTGCCAGTCACAACGCCTCCACCTTCTACCGGCAACACAGACAAGAAGATAATCGTTATTGATGCAGGGCATGGTGGGAAAGATCCTGGAACTGGAAGTAACCGCAAAGAGAAGGATTTCACCTTGCCAACAGCACTAAAAATTGCAGAATTACTAAAGAAAGAGCCAAATATCGAGGTTGTGCTCACTCGAAGTGATGATACATACCCGACTCTACAGGACAGATCTAACCTCGCCAATAAAGTAAAAGCAGATCTGTTCATCTCCGTTCATGCCAATAGCATCCCGGAGGGCAGTAAGAGCAATCCTAGTGGCACAGAGACCTATTACACACGCGCTGATAGTTTATTATTCGCACAAACCGTTCATAAATATCTTACAGCTGCTACAGGTCTTTCAGACCGAGGAGTTCGTAAAGCAAACTATCATGTAACAAGAGAGACTAAAATGCCAGCCATTTTATTAGAATGTGGTTACTTAAGTAATACCAAGGACGAAGCATTACTCTTCACGGTGGATGTACAGAATAGGATAGCCGAAGCAGTAGTTCTAGGAATTAAGGAATATTTAGGTCGATAGAAAAAAGGGGAGCCCTTAGCCATTCTTGGCTGAGAAGCTCCCCTTTCTATTTATTCTTGTTTGTTATTCCAAACGCTCATTCGTTCTCTTAGATTGGAGGTATGTAACTCTAGCTGTATCCCGTCTGGGTCGAGAAAGTTAACCGTCCAGCCAACTCCCCGTTTAACAGGCCCCCTAATCAATCTTACTTCGTGGGCTTGAAGTATCTGAACAGCTTCCTTGAAATGTTCCTCCGCTATGCTAAAGGCAATGTGATCTATCCCAATTACACTGCTAGTTAATTCAGTGTATTCTGGCTTTTCAATGAGGCAAATCCATGCGCTTCCCCATTCCAGATAGGCATCTGTATTCCCCTTGTGGATAAGCTGAAGACCCAAAATACCTGTATAGAAGTTCAATGAACGTAATAAATTACTTACATTCACG contains the following coding sequences:
- a CDS encoding histidine kinase — its product is MVIMLIPITILYFYSNKTTTDVLRTELNTSNSNQLSFFQNQVESNMELLSSWPILLIHDPDILSLKDTYLKGTYLNLDAINLIKRIQTKISIQESSSNWKSKLYLYSPSIHRMVSENDAIPYSDEDLKREAKSGWHVEKIVEQDGDHFVFSWFSFTPFMSEFTPEKVNTIMKVEFDSRNIEDMLDKFKSDGRRDPFYYKQGTGLIFNRSADKLLAKELIEKLEQNQLKQSENRTVNINGESYSVNIVYSDKMGWYLIDYMPLSEILHPIQTSNRLFYFAIGALLLMSCLVAYLLYVQVQVPVRLLVGGFQRLKQGDYSTRVEIKGKNEFSFLSGRFNSMVEQIQQLIENVLMEKIHVREARLKQLQSQINPHFFYNCFSFITSMAKLDNMGAVVGMSHNLSRYYRYTTRQERDLVALSEETEFVTHYLEIQKMRMSRLQYEVHIPPQMRKRDLPPLVLQPLVENAVIHGIEPVSKEGLVRITGSCNGRVMTLTVEDDGKGMTPEEITVLENKLGKAMDEEMGCGLWNVHQRMRLRFGEDAGLTISPSPLGGLQVKLQWLLPLTDNNIDDI
- a CDS encoding DMT family transporter, whose translation is MSNVTASSSAKKISRTSPLRSGFWLVVFGAALWGVDPLFRIILLKSLTSSQIVLLEHVVLFLAASPVLWRHRAELKGVGLRQIGALLIVSWGGSAGATILFTMALSSGDLNAVLLLQKLQPIFAIGLAALILKERLPKNFGILIIVALVGTYLLTFGWSIPFGHVNNFIGVSSLMALGAAALWGGSTVMGRYLLGSMKYETVTSLRFILALPLLFVITTLEGAPWQINGGFGASAAIAINLLLQALLPGLLSMLMYYKGLSTTKASFATLAELSFPMTGVIINWIVFQQLVTLPQIIGFALIWIALFFISSQQSKPQTL
- a CDS encoding substrate-binding domain-containing protein, which produces MKESFWMKESFWTKLLFSFFAVGVIAFLGFIGSIITALFGGLMFYTPLVAILSVVIAIYVVLLIFNVLSRKTSNIILLSILGLSVLVTAGYEIKQAYINSIATVDDREVNLVQYEPFAENTKAVNLDQPSTYRINSDPPKLDGATALYPLYSAFVQSVYPVGNYKPYDFQIGQVICSSTPEAYKRLIEGETDIIFVAAPSLAQQKHAKRKGVELKLTPVGREAFVFFVNKRNDVTGLSTAQLKDIYAGKITNWKDVGGANNHIRAFQRPEDSGSQTMLQKFMGDTTLMTPPKEDVADIMSGIIKQTSNYRNYKNALGYSFLFYASEMNQSGEIALLAIDGVKPDKESIRSGQYPLATEFYAVTAGSDNPNIQPFLDWMQSAEGQELVEKTGYTSLK
- a CDS encoding N-acetylmuramoyl-L-alanine amidase family protein; protein product: MKKFGFLALLLLLLVLVHPGTGYAGSAETHINLDGNDLKISKEAQVQIVNGSVMVPLRLVTEQLGYTVKWDNMTKTATIEQKGTTLKLIVNNAMAEASGKQVKLDNPPFLSGNTTLVPLRFVGEQTGTTVGWDNVTKTVYLTSPAPEIGGSDPEITAPDTTVPAPSDNGSNGNTTTDRNTSTAAVTNLSFVDNKLIIAVNGSVTPNVFTMTDKDRIVVDLPNTSFGDSFHQNLSVGKNQSGQLTITEYPNVSTIRYSLFSSSPSTIRIVIDLNSANNYSVTNANDGLIILDLNGTSTSTTPPATTAPEVPVTTPPPSTGNTDKKIIVIDAGHGGKDPGTGSNRKEKDFTLPTALKIAELLKKEPNIEVVLTRSDDTYPTLQDRSNLANKVKADLFISVHANSIPEGSKSNPSGTETYYTRADSLLFAQTVHKYLTAATGLSDRGVRKANYHVTRETKMPAILLECGYLSNTKDEALLFTVDVQNRIAEAVVLGIKEYLGR
- a CDS encoding VOC family protein; translated protein: MKVQGFNHVTVNVSNLLRSLNFYTGILGLQLIHKGNTDAYLEWGSAWICLIEKPEYTELTSSVIGIDHIAFSIAEEHFKEAVQILQAHEVRLIRGPVKRGVGWTVNFLDPDGIQLELHTSNLRERMSVWNNKQE